From the Mycoplasmatota bacterium genome, one window contains:
- a CDS encoding DUF1934 domain-containing protein, which translates to MHEKININFKMNIINEGQKHEIQFNEIGKRYVMNKKTFIKFKEPSMENNKYNQLMLICDEKQIVIIRNGSVRMKQPYIEKELTKGFYNNEYVSSEITTFTNQYDFSDENIYLDYDILFDDHVVGNYQMQVYIKGVEEYE; encoded by the coding sequence ATGCATGAAAAAATAAATATCAATTTTAAAATGAATATAATTAATGAAGGTCAAAAACATGAAATTCAGTTTAATGAAATAGGCAAAAGGTATGTTATGAATAAGAAAACCTTCATCAAGTTTAAGGAACCATCAATGGAAAATAATAAATATAATCAATTAATGTTAATATGTGATGAAAAACAGATAGTTATCATTAGAAATGGTTCAGTTAGGATGAAACAACCTTATATTGAAAAAGAACTAACAAAGGGATTCTATAATAATGAATATGTGTCATCTGAAATAACCACTTTTACGAATCAATATGATTTTTCTGATGAAAATATTTATTTAGATTATGATATTTTATTTGATGATCATGTGGTTGGGAATTATCAAATGCAAGTATATATTAAAGGAGTTGAAGAATATGAATAA
- a CDS encoding ParB/RepB/Spo0J family partition protein, which yields MSSRLGKGLDALFKDNLNFDEERQDNEQINEVPLKDLKRNPFQPRKIFDEEKIEELAQSIKEHGVFQPIIITKIKDGIGYYIVAGERRYKACCKLGLKTIPAIIREINRQIMAEIALLENLQREDLTVVEEALAYKMLIDEYSLTQQEVAERIGKSRAHITNVLRVLNLSEDIQNMLNEGSIDFGHAKVLAGLNDEKQILDLANKIKEENLSVRALEQLIKEDNKSENQIKKPKKVERDVNLIYLEEQLMNKFGTSIKILSKEMGGKLVIDFSNSEDLNRILKVMTLDEIANLVD from the coding sequence ATGAGTAGTCGTTTAGGTAAAGGACTAGATGCGTTATTTAAAGATAATTTAAATTTTGATGAAGAAAGACAAGATAATGAACAAATAAATGAAGTTCCATTAAAAGATTTAAAAAGGAATCCTTTTCAACCAAGAAAAATATTCGATGAAGAAAAAATTGAAGAATTAGCGCAATCAATTAAAGAACATGGTGTATTTCAACCAATTATCATCACAAAAATTAAAGATGGTATAGGTTATTATATTGTTGCTGGTGAACGAAGATATAAAGCTTGTTGTAAGTTAGGTTTAAAGACAATACCGGCTATTATTCGTGAAATAAACAGACAAATCATGGCTGAAATTGCACTATTAGAGAATTTACAAAGAGAAGATTTAACAGTTGTTGAAGAAGCTTTAGCATATAAAATGTTAATTGATGAATATTCTTTAACACAACAAGAAGTTGCTGAAAGAATAGGGAAAAGTAGAGCACATATTACAAATGTATTACGTGTATTAAATTTATCTGAAGATATTCAAAATATGCTTAATGAAGGATCTATTGATTTTGGACACGCTAAGGTATTAGCTGGTTTAAATGATGAGAAACAAATATTAGATTTAGCTAATAAAATTAAAGAAGAAAATCTTTCAGTTCGTGCGTTAGAACAATTAATTAAAGAAGATAATAAATCAGAAAATCAAATAAAAAAACCTAAAAAAGTAGAAAGAGATGTCAATTTAATTTATCTTGAAGAGCAATTAATGAATAAATTTGGAACATCAATCAAAATCCTCTCTAAAGAAATGGGAGGAAAACTGGTTATTGATTTTAGCAATTCAGAAGATTTAAATCGAATTCTAAAAGTCATGACTTTAGATGAAATCGCAAATTTAGTTGATTAG
- a CDS encoding CTP synthase → MTKYIFVTGGVVSSLGKGISAASLGRLLKDRGLKVFMQKFDPYINVDPGTMSPYQHGEVFVTKDGAETDLDLGHYERFIDENLTKNANITTGKIYQSVINKERQGEYLGRTVQVIPHITNEIKDKLFAVAKESQADIVITEIGGTVGDIESLPFLEAVRQVRRDVGVHNTCFIHNTLVPYLKAAGEIKTKPTQHSVKELRSLGIQPDVIILRTEVPIEDEVKDKIALFCDVQKEAVVEARDVQILYEVVLDLHKQGLDQYVCKHLQLNVPHIDLSEWRNLVKTVKGLKQEVTIALVGKYVQLHDAYLSVSEALKHAGYFHQLIVNIKWIDAECINDDNINEYLKNVQGILVPGGFGARAIEGKMKAIKYARENKIPYLGLCLGMQLATIEFARNVANLKKANSTEMDENTPYPIFDYLPDQYKGIDLGGTLRLGLYDCQIKEGTKAYKSYNKTLIKERHRHRYEFNNQYKKLLEEKGLTFSGFNPQTNLVEIIEIDNHPFFVACQFHPEFTSRPNRPHPLFRDFVEASKKSLND, encoded by the coding sequence ATGACTAAATACATATTTGTAACTGGTGGAGTTGTATCGTCGTTAGGAAAAGGTATTTCTGCTGCTTCTTTGGGGCGTCTACTTAAAGATCGTGGGTTAAAGGTATTTATGCAAAAGTTTGATCCATATATAAATGTAGATCCAGGTACTATGAGTCCTTATCAACATGGAGAGGTTTTCGTTACCAAAGATGGTGCTGAAACAGATCTTGACTTAGGACATTACGAGCGATTTATCGATGAAAATTTAACTAAAAATGCCAATATAACTACAGGTAAAATTTATCAATCAGTCATTAACAAAGAAAGACAAGGGGAATATTTGGGAAGGACAGTACAAGTAATTCCTCATATTACAAATGAAATTAAAGATAAACTATTTGCTGTTGCCAAAGAAAGTCAAGCAGATATCGTTATCACCGAGATAGGTGGTACAGTAGGTGATATAGAATCATTACCTTTTTTGGAAGCAGTTAGACAAGTAAGAAGAGATGTAGGTGTACATAATACATGTTTTATTCATAATACATTAGTTCCTTATTTGAAAGCAGCTGGAGAAATAAAGACGAAACCAACGCAACATAGTGTAAAAGAATTACGGTCTTTAGGGATACAACCAGATGTCATTATTTTAAGAACAGAAGTTCCAATAGAGGATGAAGTAAAAGATAAAATAGCCTTATTTTGCGATGTACAAAAAGAAGCTGTTGTTGAGGCTAGAGATGTTCAAATATTATATGAAGTCGTATTAGATTTACATAAACAAGGATTAGATCAGTATGTATGTAAACATCTACAACTAAATGTACCTCATATTGATTTAAGTGAATGGAGAAATTTAGTAAAAACTGTTAAAGGTTTAAAACAAGAAGTTACAATTGCTTTAGTAGGAAAGTATGTCCAATTACATGATGCTTATTTATCAGTTTCTGAGGCTTTAAAGCATGCTGGTTATTTCCATCAATTAATTGTTAATATTAAGTGGATTGATGCTGAGTGTATCAATGATGATAACATCAATGAATACTTAAAAAATGTACAGGGTATTTTAGTACCAGGTGGTTTTGGTGCTCGAGCGATTGAAGGTAAAATGAAGGCAATTAAATATGCAAGAGAAAATAAAATTCCTTACTTAGGATTATGCCTTGGAATGCAACTTGCAACGATTGAATTTGCAAGAAATGTAGCGAATCTTAAAAAAGCGAACTCCACAGAAATGGATGAGAATACGCCATATCCAATTTTTGATTATTTACCAGATCAATATAAGGGAATTGATTTAGGTGGAACACTACGTTTAGGTTTATATGACTGTCAAATTAAAGAAGGAACTAAAGCTTATAAATCCTATAATAAAACATTAATAAAAGAACGTCATCGACATCGTTATGAATTTAACAATCAATATAAAAAATTATTAGAAGAAAAAGGTTTAACTTTTTCAGGTTTTAATCCGCAAACAAATTTAGTAGAAATAATTGAAATAGACAATCACCCATTTTTTGTTGCTTGTCAATTTCATCCAGAATTTACATCTAGACCAAATAGACCGCATCCATTATTTAGAGATTTTGTTGAAGCTTCTAAAAAAAGTTTAAACGACTAA
- the fba gene encoding class II fructose-1,6-bisphosphate aldolase — MPLVNMKIMLEKAKEGKYAVGQFNINNLEWTKSILTASQEKNAPVILGVSEGAARYMGGYNTVVNMVKGLMKDLEITVPVAIHLDHGTTFENIKKATEAGFTSVMYDGSHHPIDENIAETKKVVEYAHARGLSVEAEIGTVGGNEDGIIGGISYADKEECIRLVTETNIDCLAPALGSVHGPYVGEPKLGFTEMEEIKVATNSPLVLHGGTGIPNEQIKRAIACGTSKINVNTENQLAFTKVVREVLAKDTKVYDPRKVIGPGAKEIIEVVKDKIDVFGCANKASELL, encoded by the coding sequence ATGCCATTAGTGAATATGAAGATCATGTTAGAAAAAGCAAAAGAAGGAAAGTACGCTGTTGGTCAATTTAATATTAACAATTTAGAATGGACTAAATCTATTTTGACAGCATCACAAGAAAAAAATGCACCAGTAATTTTAGGTGTATCAGAAGGTGCAGCAAGATATATGGGTGGATATAATACAGTTGTTAATATGGTTAAAGGGTTAATGAAAGATTTAGAAATAACTGTTCCTGTAGCGATTCACTTAGATCATGGAACTACATTTGAAAATATTAAAAAAGCAACAGAAGCTGGATTTACTTCAGTTATGTATGATGGTTCTCATCATCCAATAGATGAAAATATTGCTGAAACTAAAAAAGTTGTGGAATATGCACATGCTCGTGGTTTATCAGTAGAAGCTGAAATTGGTACAGTTGGTGGGAATGAAGATGGAATTATCGGTGGTATTAGCTATGCTGATAAAGAAGAATGTATTCGTTTAGTAACTGAAACAAATATTGATTGTTTAGCACCTGCATTAGGATCTGTTCATGGACCTTATGTTGGTGAACCTAAATTAGGATTTACAGAAATGGAAGAAATTAAAGTTGCGACAAATTCACCATTAGTTTTACATGGTGGTACTGGTATTCCTAATGAACAAATAAAAAGAGCAATTGCGTGTGGAACAAGTAAAATTAATGTTAATACCGAAAATCAATTAGCCTTTACAAAAGTTGTACGTGAAGTATTAGCAAAAGATACGAAAGTCTATGACCCACGTAAAGTAATTGGTCCTGGTGCTAAAGAAATTATTGAAGTAGTTAAAGATAAAATTGATGTTTTTGGATGTGCGAATAAAGCTTCCGAATTGTTATAG
- the noc gene encoding nucleoid occlusion protein, translating into MNIFSNNKEKIVHIKLTQIITNENQPRTIFDVDKIQELAASIKIHGVLQPIIVRTINNQYEIIAGERRYRACVSLNLETIPAIIKDLNEEDAASVALIENIQREDLTAIEEAKAYKVLMEVNQLKQENLANQLGKSQSTIANKIRLLKLPVKIQKCILNKQITERHARALLMLKEEDKQYQVLNKIIDKQLTVKETENCIKKILNIENKPKGKIISKVSKDARIAINTINHAIFMIKEQSGIELETNHLEDEEFYIYQIKIPKTK; encoded by the coding sequence ATGAATATATTTTCAAATAATAAAGAGAAAATAGTTCACATTAAATTAACACAAATAATTACTAATGAAAATCAGCCAAGAACAATATTTGATGTAGATAAAATTCAAGAATTAGCTGCTTCAATTAAAATCCACGGTGTTTTACAGCCAATTATTGTAAGAACTATCAATAACCAATATGAAATAATAGCTGGAGAAAGACGATACCGGGCATGTGTTTCGTTAAATTTAGAAACAATACCAGCAATTATAAAAGATTTAAATGAAGAAGATGCAGCATCTGTTGCTTTAATAGAAAATATTCAAAGAGAAGATTTAACTGCGATTGAAGAAGCGAAAGCATATAAAGTTTTAATGGAAGTTAATCAATTAAAACAAGAGAATTTAGCCAATCAATTAGGGAAGTCACAATCTACGATTGCGAATAAAATTAGGTTGTTAAAATTACCAGTTAAGATTCAAAAATGTATTTTAAATAAACAGATAACAGAGCGTCATGCACGGGCTTTATTAATGTTAAAAGAAGAAGATAAACAATATCAAGTGTTGAATAAAATTATTGATAAACAATTAACTGTAAAAGAAACAGAAAATTGTATAAAGAAAATATTAAATATAGAAAATAAACCTAAAGGTAAAATCATAAGTAAAGTATCGAAAGATGCTAGAATAGCGATTAATACAATTAATCACGCTATATTTATGATTAAAGAACAATCAGGAATTGAATTAGAAACTAATCATTTAGAAGATGAAGAATTTTACATTTACCAAATAAAGATTCCAAAAACCAAGTAA
- a CDS encoding ZIP family metal transporter — MKIIGVIFVEWLSQFNAPTLALLGTLFTYFVTMCGASLVFFFKNVKKEVLDMMLGFGAGVMIAASFWSLLAPAIDIAELNGNIPWIPPLIGFLIGAGFLLIVDIFLPHIHADNEMKHSEGLPTSWNRSILLVLAITLHNIPEGLAIGVAFGAAKLGLEGATLYGAIALAIGIGLQNFPEGAAVSVPLRREGLSRKKSFWYGQLSGIVEPIAGIIGAVLVISMRNLLPYALSFAAGAMIYVVVEELIPESKSNKEAKIATLGAIAGFAIMMTLDVALG; from the coding sequence ATGAAAATAATTGGAGTGATATTTGTGGAGTGGTTAAGTCAGTTTAATGCACCTACATTAGCCTTATTAGGAACTTTATTTACCTATTTTGTGACGATGTGTGGTGCATCATTAGTTTTCTTTTTTAAAAATGTCAAAAAAGAAGTATTAGATATGATGTTAGGATTTGGTGCTGGTGTGATGATTGCTGCTTCTTTTTGGTCTTTATTAGCACCGGCAATAGATATTGCAGAATTGAATGGAAATATTCCTTGGATTCCACCCTTAATAGGGTTTTTAATAGGTGCAGGTTTTTTACTAATTGTTGATATATTTTTACCACATATTCATGCTGATAATGAAATGAAGCATTCTGAAGGTCTTCCTACAAGTTGGAATCGTAGTATTTTATTGGTATTAGCGATTACCTTACACAATATTCCTGAGGGTCTTGCAATAGGCGTTGCTTTTGGTGCTGCAAAATTAGGATTAGAAGGAGCAACTTTATATGGTGCAATTGCGCTTGCAATAGGAATTGGTTTACAAAATTTTCCAGAAGGCGCAGCTGTTAGTGTTCCATTGCGAAGAGAAGGTCTTTCAAGAAAAAAAAGTTTTTGGTACGGTCAATTATCAGGAATAGTTGAACCAATTGCGGGCATTATAGGAGCAGTACTAGTTATTTCAATGAGAAATTTATTGCCTTATGCATTATCTTTTGCTGCTGGAGCAATGATATATGTGGTTGTAGAAGAATTAATTCCAGAATCTAAATCAAATAAAGAAGCTAAGATAGCAACACTAGGAGCGATTGCTGGATTTGCTATAATGATGACATTAGATGTTGCCTTAGGATAA
- a CDS encoding ParA family protein has product MGKIIAIANQKGGVGKTTTSINLAASLNRLGDKVLIIDIDPQGNATTGIGINRGELKKSVYDILIDQIDADDLIIKTRTSNLDIIPSTMDLAGAEVQLVGIQSREYRLSNAIRKYKEQYDYIIIDCPPSLGLLTINALTAADSVIITVQCEYYALEGLTQLLNTIRITQKYLNSNLALEGVLLTMFDARTNLGIEVTKEVKTFFREKVYSTIIPRNVHLAESPSHGLPIIDYAPNSKGAKVYLKLAEEVKKYNE; this is encoded by the coding sequence ATGGGTAAAATAATTGCGATTGCTAATCAAAAAGGTGGGGTAGGAAAGACAACAACAAGTATTAATTTGGCAGCAAGTTTAAACCGTCTGGGAGATAAAGTATTAATTATTGATATAGATCCTCAAGGAAATGCCACAACTGGTATTGGAATAAATCGTGGGGAACTAAAAAAAAGTGTATATGATATATTAATTGACCAAATTGATGCAGATGATCTTATTATTAAGACAAGAACAAGCAATTTAGATATTATTCCATCTACTATGGATTTAGCTGGTGCTGAAGTACAATTAGTTGGCATTCAAAGTAGAGAGTATCGCCTAAGTAATGCGATTAGAAAATATAAAGAACAATATGATTATATTATTATTGATTGTCCACCTTCTTTAGGACTTTTAACAATTAATGCACTTACTGCTGCTGATTCTGTTATTATCACTGTTCAATGTGAATATTATGCTTTAGAAGGACTAACACAATTATTAAATACTATTAGAATTACACAAAAATATCTTAATAGTAATTTAGCATTAGAAGGTGTTTTATTAACGATGTTTGATGCAAGAACTAATTTAGGGATTGAAGTAACTAAAGAAGTAAAAACATTTTTCCGTGAAAAAGTGTATTCTACCATTATCCCACGTAATGTGCACTTGGCAGAATCACCATCGCACGGACTTCCAATTATTGATTATGCACCAAATTCTAAAGGGGCTAAAGTCTATTTAAAGTTAGCAGAGGAAGTGAAGAAGTATAATGAGTAG
- a CDS encoding arginine--tRNA ligase, whose amino-acid sequence MNKILSLQEDIKKHLKQIIIDLGCTNQSLNIILEEPKEKINGDYSTNCAMQLAKDFRKSPKIIAKEIVEKFHKEKYNVERIEIAGPGFINFYMNNHYLTQIIKDVIVLDEAYGKTNYGNQTKVNVEFVSANPTGDLHIGHARGAAIGDTLCRVLEKAGYIVAREYYINDAGNQIHNLALSTICRYEQLLGKESTMPEDGYYGQDIINIAKELVEKYGDKYLNDSNERYQLFREYAKKVELEKIKKDLETFNVTFNVWSSEQALYDEKKVETAITKLDAKGYIYEHEGATWFKSTAFGDDKDRVLRKTDKTLTYLTPDIAYHIDKLERGYDKLIDILGADHHGYIPRLKASIECLSGDSEKLEVLIIQMVRLIKNGEEYKMSKRSGKALTIRDLIDEVGVDAIRYFFAMRSGDSQMDFDIDLATKKSNENPVYYAQYAHARIGSILKQADEKKINYVLLDDYNHINSEKAFDVLKKLAEFPKSIIDSAIKRAPHRMTLYINELAQAFHSFYNAEKVINEENIEKTKQLLALIKATQITLRNALSIIGVSAPDKM is encoded by the coding sequence ATGAATAAAATATTAAGTTTACAAGAAGATATAAAAAAACATTTGAAGCAAATTATTATCGATTTAGGTTGTACAAATCAATCTCTAAATATTATTTTAGAAGAGCCTAAAGAAAAAATAAATGGAGATTATTCTACCAACTGTGCAATGCAATTAGCTAAAGATTTTCGTAAATCACCAAAAATAATTGCGAAAGAAATTGTAGAAAAATTTCATAAAGAAAAATATAATGTAGAAAGAATTGAAATTGCTGGACCAGGATTCATTAATTTCTATATGAATAATCATTATTTAACTCAAATTATTAAAGATGTAATAGTACTAGATGAAGCCTATGGAAAAACCAATTATGGAAATCAAACAAAAGTTAATGTTGAATTTGTATCTGCTAATCCAACTGGTGATTTACATATTGGTCACGCTAGAGGTGCAGCTATTGGTGATACTTTATGTAGAGTATTAGAGAAAGCTGGTTATATTGTTGCAAGAGAATATTATATTAATGATGCAGGTAATCAGATTCATAATTTAGCTTTATCAACCATTTGTCGTTATGAACAATTACTAGGGAAAGAATCTACCATGCCAGAAGATGGGTATTATGGTCAAGATATTATTAACATCGCAAAAGAATTAGTGGAAAAATATGGTGACAAATATTTAAATGATTCAAATGAAAGATATCAACTATTTAGAGAATATGCGAAAAAAGTTGAATTAGAGAAAATCAAAAAGGATTTAGAAACATTTAATGTCACATTTAATGTATGGTCTAGTGAACAAGCATTATATGATGAAAAAAAAGTTGAAACAGCGATTACTAAATTAGATGCTAAAGGTTATATTTATGAACACGAAGGTGCTACCTGGTTTAAATCAACTGCTTTTGGTGATGATAAAGACCGTGTATTAAGAAAAACTGATAAAACTTTGACATATTTAACACCTGATATTGCATATCATATTGATAAGTTAGAAAGAGGCTATGATAAGTTAATCGATATTCTAGGTGCTGATCATCATGGATATATTCCAAGATTAAAAGCAAGTATTGAGTGTTTATCTGGCGATTCAGAAAAGCTTGAAGTACTTATTATACAAATGGTTCGCTTAATTAAAAATGGTGAAGAATATAAAATGTCAAAACGATCTGGAAAAGCACTTACGATTCGTGACTTAATTGATGAGGTAGGAGTAGATGCTATTAGATATTTCTTTGCGATGAGAAGTGGTGATTCACAAATGGATTTTGATATTGATTTAGCTACCAAAAAATCGAATGAAAACCCAGTGTATTATGCTCAGTATGCTCACGCTAGAATAGGTAGTATCTTAAAGCAAGCAGATGAAAAGAAAATAAATTATGTTTTATTAGATGATTATAATCATATTAATTCAGAAAAAGCTTTTGATGTACTGAAAAAATTAGCTGAATTTCCAAAATCAATTATTGATTCAGCCATTAAAAGAGCACCTCATAGAATGACGCTTTATATTAATGAGTTAGCCCAAGCTTTTCATAGCTTTTATAATGCTGAAAAAGTTATTAATGAAGAAAATATAGAAAAAACAAAACAACTACTAGCACTTATTAAAGCCACTCAAATTACGCTTCGTAATGCATTAAGTATAATAGGTGTTAGTGCACCGGATAAGATGTAA
- a CDS encoding ABC transporter ATP-binding protein, whose product MIKKFISYYKNHMVLFILDMFAALLIAGLDLLFPAVTRKLIDDYIPDKNMRMMLTVASILLALYLFKVILQVIVNYWGHIMGTRIEYDMRNDLFKKIETLNFSYFDDNKTGMIMNRLVADIRDVGEMAHHVPEDIFISIIMLIGSLTILFTYDYRLFLVALTYVVILIVFSIIRRKAMLNGFRKVRVEHAEINSQIESSIGGIRLSQSFTNELYEYDKFNKNNAKYRDSWSGAYKAMTIFITGNDFIINLFNLSFLLIGGYLLYTGNILDGILIASILYINNTIQPIRRLMNSIQQIQTGLAGIERFYEIMNMEPVIQNPLNPVILKDPKGVIEFKNVSFKYTNHEKYVIKNFNLSIQKGESIGLVGETGVGKSTISQLIPRFYDVTEGEILVDGINIKNYDLNTLRKAIGHVQQDVYIFYGTIKENIMYGNPSATMEEVIEAAKKARIHEFIISLEKGYDTITGERGVKLSGGQKQRISIARVFLKNPPILILDEATSSLDTITERKIQEALEELSLERTCIIIAHRLSTLKNVNEIIVLDDKGISERGTHQKLVSRNGYYADLYKAIS is encoded by the coding sequence ATGATAAAAAAATTCATAAGTTATTACAAGAATCATATGGTATTATTTATTCTTGATATGTTTGCAGCATTATTAATTGCAGGTTTAGATTTATTGTTTCCTGCAGTTACAAGAAAATTAATCGATGATTACATTCCTGATAAAAACATGAGAATGATGTTGACTGTTGCTTCTATTTTACTAGCACTTTATTTGTTTAAGGTTATATTACAAGTAATCGTCAATTATTGGGGTCATATTATGGGGACACGTATTGAATATGATATGCGTAATGATCTTTTTAAAAAAATAGAAACACTAAATTTTTCATATTTTGATGATAATAAAACAGGGATGATTATGAACCGATTAGTTGCTGATATTAGGGATGTTGGGGAAATGGCACATCATGTTCCTGAAGATATTTTTATTTCCATAATAATGCTTATTGGTTCATTAACAATTTTATTTACGTATGATTATCGTTTGTTTTTAGTTGCTTTAACTTATGTTGTTATATTGATAGTCTTTTCTATTATAAGAAGAAAAGCAATGTTAAATGGATTTAGAAAAGTACGTGTTGAACATGCTGAAATTAATTCTCAGATTGAAAGTTCAATTGGTGGAATTAGATTATCACAATCATTTACAAATGAATTGTATGAATATGATAAATTTAATAAAAACAATGCCAAGTATCGTGATAGTTGGAGTGGGGCTTATAAGGCAATGACAATTTTCATAACGGGTAATGATTTTATTATAAACCTTTTCAATTTATCCTTTCTATTAATTGGAGGATATTTATTATATACAGGTAATATATTAGATGGTATTTTAATTGCTTCTATCTTATATATTAATAATACAATTCAACCGATTAGACGTTTAATGAATTCAATTCAACAAATTCAAACTGGACTTGCTGGTATTGAAAGATTTTATGAAATTATGAACATGGAACCTGTTATACAAAATCCCCTTAATCCAGTAATATTAAAAGATCCAAAAGGTGTTATTGAGTTCAAAAATGTTAGTTTTAAGTATACTAATCATGAAAAATATGTGATAAAAAATTTTAATTTATCTATTCAAAAAGGTGAAAGTATCGGTTTAGTAGGAGAAACAGGTGTTGGTAAATCAACCATTTCTCAATTAATCCCAAGATTTTATGATGTGACTGAAGGTGAAATACTAGTAGATGGTATTAATATTAAAAACTATGATTTAAATACTTTAAGAAAAGCGATTGGTCATGTTCAACAAGATGTTTATATTTTTTATGGAACAATAAAAGAAAATATTATGTATGGTAATCCCTCAGCAACAATGGAAGAAGTAATTGAAGCTGCTAAAAAAGCAAGAATTCATGAGTTTATCATTTCTTTAGAAAAGGGTTATGATACAATAACAGGTGAACGTGGTGTTAAATTATCTGGGGGACAAAAACAAAGAATATCAATTGCTCGTGTATTCTTAAAAAATCCTCCAATACTTATACTTGATGAAGCAACATCTTCATTAGATACAATCACTGAAAGAAAAATTCAAGAAGCACTTGAGGAATTATCATTGGAAAGAACTTGTATAATTATTGCTCATCGTTTATCTACCCTAAAAAATGTGAATGAAATCATCGTGTTGGATGATAAAGGTATATCTGAAAGAGGAACACATCAAAAACTAGTTAGTAGGAATGGATACTATGCTGATTTATATAAAGCTATCTCATAA
- the rpoE gene encoding DNA-directed RNA polymerase subunit delta, whose translation MTQNFSNMSMLEVAENLMLRKKTPQSFKKIAQEVSELMGLTEDELRQRVTRFYADLTLSGKFVNVSSDKWDLKNRQKYDVFENQFIFDSESSSGVDNLGNQEDVEDLDEEEIEEDFEEDYDGDEDL comes from the coding sequence ATGACTCAAAATTTTTCAAACATGTCAATGCTAGAAGTAGCAGAAAATTTAATGCTAAGAAAAAAAACACCACAATCTTTTAAAAAGATAGCTCAAGAAGTAAGTGAATTAATGGGATTAACTGAAGATGAGTTAAGACAACGAGTTACTCGTTTTTATGCAGACTTAACATTAAGTGGTAAATTTGTTAATGTAAGTAGCGATAAATGGGATTTAAAAAACAGACAAAAATATGATGTTTTTGAAAATCAATTTATATTTGATTCTGAAAGTTCAAGTGGTGTTGATAACTTAGGAAATCAGGAAGATGTAGAAGATTTAGATGAAGAAGAAATCGAAGAAGATTTCGAAGAAGATTATGATGGTGATGAAGACTTATAA
- a CDS encoding DUF951 domain-containing protein, which yields MQDKSFNLNDIVVMKKAHPCGENKWQIIRMGADIRIKCLKCGRSILMPRTEFERKLKKVTNISETGK from the coding sequence ATGCAAGATAAATCATTTAATTTAAATGATATTGTCGTCATGAAAAAAGCACATCCCTGTGGTGAAAACAAGTGGCAAATCATCCGCATGGGTGCTGATATTAGAATAAAATGTTTAAAATGTGGTAGAAGTATTTTAATGCCACGTACAGAATTTGAAAGAAAGCTTAAAAAAGTCACTAATATTTCTGAGACAGGTAAGTAA